From the Elaeis guineensis isolate ETL-2024a chromosome 16, EG11, whole genome shotgun sequence genome, the window GGGaagtcctcttctcttcttcctctcttcctctgtTCTCTTCTACTTTGCCTCTCTATTTTCCATATCAAGCATGTTGATGCCTTTAGGACCGCCGATGGATCGGAGGAGTGGGGCTATGTTCCAGTTCGGCCgagtaatttcttcttctttatttagcTAATCTGTATTCATCTTCTGATGGTTTCTTGTGATAATTCCAAAGAATTGGATCTTACGTATTTATGCTTCTCTTCTTGTTTCTGAGTATATAATGCAGAAGCTCACATGTTCTGGTGGCTTTACCGGAGTCCGCAAAGAGTCGACCATGCTTCGAAGCCATGGCCGACAGTACTTTGGCTGCAGGGAGGACCTGTAAGTATCCATTGAAATAGAAATTTAGCAGTAACTATAGATGCACACATGCACAcatttgaatctttttttttcttcttctttttttatatctgaattccaAACTGTGTTTGTGGCCATGAATGGCAAAAGGGAGCTTCGGGTGTCGGCATCGGAAACTTCCAGGAGATTGGCCCATTGGATACTGATCTGAAGCCACGGAATTCGACATGGCTGCAGAAAGCTGATCTCCTTTTTGTGGTGAGTCGCCGCctgtcctctttttttttctctctctctctctatttaccTCTTTTTATCTGTGTTTTTGTGTTACTTAGTGATGGCTTTTCCTTCTGATATATGAATGGTTAATTTTAGGACAATCCAGTTGGGACTGGATACAGTTTTGTGGAGGATACAACAGCTCTGGTGACGACTGATTGGGAGGCAGCAACTGACTTAACTGCTCTCCTCAAGAAGCTCTACAATAAGAATGAAAGATTGCAGAGGAGCCCACTCTACATTGTAGCAGAGTCTTATGGTGGGAAGTTTGCGGTGACTCTCGGCATATCGATTGCCAAAGCCATTAAGGCTGGAGAATTGAAGCTTACATTTGGAGGTATCAGTTTATTCTGATATTTTCTTTATCCCAATCTTCCATTAACAAACAATTCTTGTCTAGATAAAGTTTCAAGAATTTATCATCTTATGAAATCTATGTTAATAGGAGTTGCTCTAGGAGATAGCTGGATTTCGCCAGAAGATTATGTGGTTAGTTTTGAGAACTTTGCACTGCTTGAGCCGAGTTAAATTAGCCAACTATTGTTTTacaatgcattttttttttccttgtgatTTTTAATGCAGTTCTCATGGGGGCCTCTGCTTTTAGATGTCTCGAGGCTAGATTTTCTCGGTGCAGAAAAATCAAACAGGTTGAAATCCCGCAGGAGAAAGATAttgatttcattttattttatttattttgatctcATATGCCTGTCTTGCTTATATGTCAGTTTAGCTGAAAAGATTAGACGACAACTAGCAGCAGGGCAGTATTGGCAAGCCACAGACACATGGAGTGATCTGGAGGGAGTCATCACCTCGAGCAGTGCCGGTGTTGTAAGTGATGTTCTTATATTTAACACCTTGGGAATTACTTGATTTTAATCATGTAAAGCAGCATTTAGAACAATTCAaagttttgttttgaataatttGCAGGATTTTTATAATTTCATGCTGGATGCCGACGAAGACCCTATCTCAGCATCAACTAGCTTAGAAATATCGGAGAAATTAACCATGAAGAAGAGTTACTCGACGTACCTCAGTTCCAAGGCTTCCTCCACTGGTAGTCTTGATGATCTCATGAATGGAATAATTAAGAAGAAGCTAAAGATAATCCCCCAGAATGTAAGGTGAGAATTTACTttcagaataactattatgaaGATAAGATATCAATGTCAAGGATTTTGTTGAGCTTGTGCATTGTTGAGTATTTGACTGTTGATCTCTTGCAGTTGGGGTGGGCAATCTGGTGGTGTCTTTGACTCAATGGTGAAGGATTTCATGAAAC encodes:
- the LOC105059056 gene encoding serine carboxypeptidase-like 51 isoform X1; the protein is MGKSSSLLPLFLCSLLLCLSIFHIKHVDAFRTADGSEEWGYVPVRPKAHMFWWLYRSPQRVDHASKPWPTVLWLQGGPGASGVGIGNFQEIGPLDTDLKPRNSTWLQKADLLFVDNPVGTGYSFVEDTTALVTTDWEAATDLTALLKKLYNKNERLQRSPLYIVAESYGGKFAVTLGISIAKAIKAGELKLTFGGVALGDSWISPEDYVFSWGPLLLDVSRLDFLGAEKSNRLKSRRRKILISFYFIYFDLICLSCLYVSLAEKIRRQLAAGQYWQATDTWSDLEGVITSSSAGVDFYNFMLDADEDPISASTSLEISEKLTMKKSYSTYLSSKASSTGSLDDLMNGIIKKKLKIIPQNVSWGGQSGGVFDSMVKDFMKPRISEVDELLSLGVNVTIYNGQVDLICATKGTEAWVRKLKWEGMKEFNKLERKPLYCNNDRVTRGFVKSYKNLRFYWILGAGHFVPVEQPCIALNMLGDITQSPAASS
- the LOC105059056 gene encoding serine carboxypeptidase-like 51 isoform X2, translating into MGKSSSLLPLFLCSLLLCLSIFHIKHVDAFRTADGSEEWGYVPVRPKAHMFWWLYRSPQRVDHASKPWPTVLWLQGGPGASGVGIGNFQEIGPLDTDLKPRNSTWLQKADLLFVDNPVGTGYSFVEDTTALVTTDWEAATDLTALLKKLYNKNERLQRSPLYIVAESYGGKFAVTLGISIAKAIKAGELKLTFGGVALGDSWISPEDYVFSWGPLLLDVSRLDFLGAEKSNSLAEKIRRQLAAGQYWQATDTWSDLEGVITSSSAGVDFYNFMLDADEDPISASTSLEISEKLTMKKSYSTYLSSKASSTGSLDDLMNGIIKKKLKIIPQNVSWGGQSGGVFDSMVKDFMKPRISEVDELLSLGVNVTIYNGQVDLICATKGTEAWVRKLKWEGMKEFNKLERKPLYCNNDRVTRGFVKSYKNLRFYWILGAGHFVPVEQPCIALNMLGDITQSPAASS